In Salinarimonas sp., a genomic segment contains:
- the lipB gene encoding lipoyl(octanoyl) transferase LipB: MLADHGERAVNARAAPTGGFFPSAGSPPVEWVIAEELVAYEAALAEMEARAAAIAEGRAPERVWLVEHPPLYTAGTSAKEADLVAPGRFPVHVAGRGGQYTYHGPGQRVAYVMLDLTRRRQDLRAYVAALEDWLIRTLGAFNVRGERREDRVGVWVRRPEKGEGVEDKIAAIGIRVRRWATFHGVSLNVEPDLSHFEGIVPCGVREHGVTSLVDLGLPVTMPEVDAVMRATFEEVFGETR, from the coding sequence ATGCTTGCCGATCATGGTGAACGGGCGGTTAACGCGCGCGCCGCCCCCACGGGCGGCTTCTTCCCCTCCGCCGGCTCCCCGCCGGTGGAATGGGTGATCGCCGAGGAGCTCGTCGCCTACGAGGCGGCGCTCGCCGAGATGGAGGCGCGCGCGGCGGCGATCGCGGAGGGGCGCGCGCCCGAGCGGGTCTGGCTCGTCGAGCATCCGCCGCTCTACACGGCCGGCACCTCGGCGAAGGAGGCCGACCTCGTCGCGCCGGGGCGCTTTCCGGTCCACGTCGCCGGGCGCGGCGGGCAGTACACCTATCATGGCCCCGGCCAGCGGGTGGCCTACGTCATGCTCGACCTCACGCGGCGCCGGCAGGACCTGCGCGCCTACGTCGCCGCGCTGGAGGACTGGCTGATCCGCACGCTCGGCGCCTTCAACGTGCGCGGCGAGCGCCGCGAGGACCGTGTCGGCGTCTGGGTGCGCCGCCCCGAGAAGGGCGAGGGCGTCGAGGACAAGATCGCCGCCATCGGCATCCGGGTGCGGCGCTGGGCGACCTTCCACGGCGTCTCGCTCAACGTCGAGCCGGACCTCTCCCATTTCGAGGGCATCGTGCCCTGCGGCGTGCGCGAGCACGGCGTCACCAGCCTCGTCGATCTCGGCCTGCCGGTGACCATGCCGGAGGTCGACGCCGTCATGCGCGCGACCTTCGAGGAGGTGTTCGGGGAGACGCGGTGA